A part of Silvimonas soli genomic DNA contains:
- the pmbA gene encoding metalloprotease PmbA — MSGFSFSEQQLADLVGQVLDEARDQGATDCDVDISESFGQNVSVRLGEVETIEYNRDKGMGVTVYQGQQKGHASTSDFSANALADTVRAALAIARFTAADEFAGLPDKALLATHFPDLDLYHAWDLPVEEAIRLATECEDAARAVDPRITNSEGGSASTHASRWAYGNSLGFVGTGTGSRYSLSAAVIAEDASGMQRDYWYTSMRDPAELESAVSVGRKAGERAVRRLGAKRVKTGEYPVLFEASLASSLLGNWVNAVSGSSLYRKSSFLTDSLGKAVFAPCVTIVDDPFLKKGLGSSVFDAEGVATQRRTLIDAGVQQGYFLSSYSARKLGMQSTGNAGGAHNLLVTPTASFEELLAELGTGLFVTELLGHGTNMVTGDYSRGAAGFWVENGKIRYPVEEITVAGNLRDMFKDIIGIGSDIQLSSSRRVGSLLIRRMTVAGE, encoded by the coding sequence GTGTCCGGATTCAGTTTTAGCGAGCAACAACTGGCCGATCTGGTCGGCCAGGTTCTGGATGAAGCCCGTGACCAGGGCGCGACCGATTGCGATGTAGATATCTCGGAATCATTTGGTCAGAACGTCAGCGTGCGCCTGGGCGAAGTCGAAACCATTGAGTACAACCGCGACAAGGGTATGGGTGTCACGGTATATCAGGGTCAGCAAAAAGGGCACGCCAGTACCTCGGATTTTTCAGCCAATGCGCTGGCTGATACCGTGCGCGCCGCCCTGGCCATCGCCCGTTTTACTGCGGCTGATGAATTTGCCGGCTTGCCGGACAAAGCGTTGCTGGCTACGCATTTCCCCGATCTGGATCTCTACCACGCCTGGGATTTGCCAGTAGAAGAGGCGATCCGTCTGGCTACTGAATGCGAAGATGCCGCGCGGGCAGTTGATCCGCGCATTACCAATTCCGAAGGCGGTTCGGCCTCGACTCATGCCTCGCGCTGGGCCTACGGCAATTCGCTTGGTTTTGTCGGGACTGGCACCGGCAGCCGTTATAGTTTGTCCGCAGCCGTGATTGCCGAAGATGCATCCGGCATGCAGCGTGATTACTGGTACACCAGCATGCGCGATCCGGCAGAGCTGGAATCCGCCGTCAGCGTCGGGCGCAAGGCCGGGGAACGGGCGGTACGTCGTCTCGGGGCGAAGCGCGTCAAGACGGGCGAGTATCCGGTGCTGTTTGAAGCATCGCTGGCGTCGTCTTTACTGGGCAACTGGGTCAACGCCGTCAGTGGCAGCAGCCTGTATCGCAAATCGTCCTTCCTCACCGATAGTCTTGGCAAAGCGGTGTTTGCGCCTTGTGTGACGATTGTGGATGACCCGTTCCTGAAAAAAGGCCTGGGCAGCAGCGTGTTTGATGCCGAAGGTGTGGCCACGCAGCGGCGCACTTTGATCGATGCCGGTGTGCAGCAGGGGTATTTTCTCTCCAGCTACAGTGCCCGCAAGTTGGGCATGCAAAGTACCGGCAACGCCGGTGGCGCGCATAACCTGCTGGTGACCCCAACCGCCAGTTTTGAAGAACTGTTGGCTGAACTGGGCACTGGTCTGTTTGTGACCGAATTGCTGGGTCATGGCACCAATATGGTCACCGGCGATTACTCGCGTGGCGCGGCGGGGTTCTGGGTGGAAAACGGCAAAATCCGGTATCCAGTGGAAGAAATCACTGTAGCGGGCAATCTGCGCGACATGTTCAAGGACATCATCGGTATCGGCAGCGATATCCAGTTGTCGTCCAGTCGCCGCGTGGGCTCGTTGCTGATTCGCCGCATGACGGTTGCTGGCGAATGA
- the yjgA gene encoding ribosome biogenesis factor YjgA, whose product MANNESIDQHDDDVELASKSQMKREATALQDLGGQLLPLDMKLIQTLGLPDRLVEAIREFKRLKANGAIARQKQFIGKLMRDVDPAPIHALLARVSGQSDTHNAWLHKLERLRDKMLEDPKAVETFVADYPDVNVQQLRQLIRNTLRERELQKPPKSFRELFQLLKQHIQEPTVPSVESLMPPADEDEEA is encoded by the coding sequence ATGGCAAACAACGAATCTATCGACCAGCACGACGACGACGTCGAGCTGGCCAGCAAATCGCAGATGAAACGCGAGGCGACCGCGCTGCAGGATCTGGGCGGGCAATTGCTGCCACTGGACATGAAACTGATCCAGACCCTGGGCCTGCCCGACCGCCTGGTTGAGGCGATCCGCGAGTTCAAGCGCCTGAAGGCAAATGGCGCGATTGCGCGGCAAAAACAGTTCATCGGCAAACTGATGCGCGATGTCGATCCGGCACCGATCCACGCTTTGCTGGCACGCGTCTCCGGGCAATCTGACACGCACAATGCCTGGCTGCACAAGCTGGAGCGCCTGCGCGACAAAATGCTGGAAGACCCGAAAGCAGTAGAAACTTTTGTGGCCGACTATCCTGACGTCAATGTCCAGCAATTGCGCCAGCTGATTCGCAATACCTTGCGCGAACGCGAATTGCAAAAGCCGCCGAAGTCTTTCCGCGAATTGTTCCAGCTGCTCAAGCAACATATTCAGGAACCTACTGTGCCGAGCGTGGAATCGTTGATGCCACCTGCGGACGAAGACGAGGAAGCCTGA
- a CDS encoding HAD-IA family hydrolase, with product MTWRVECEAFLFDMDGTLVDSTPLIERIWRGWAARRDIDVDYLLQHIHGRRGVETIRLVAPHLDAESEVHELLAEEMADMTGVTAIPGAADFVERLHPAQWAIVTSAPRDIALAKLRVAGVPQPQWIIAADDVDVGKPHPEPYLKGAALLGKHPAHCVAFEDAESGIHSAHQAGMPVVVITHAAGADITGLASVQIGHYNELQLSHANGQLQLARERVA from the coding sequence ATGACATGGCGCGTCGAGTGCGAGGCATTTCTGTTTGACATGGATGGCACGCTGGTCGATTCCACCCCGCTGATCGAGCGCATCTGGCGCGGCTGGGCGGCACGGCGGGATATCGACGTAGATTATCTGTTGCAACACATACACGGCCGGCGCGGCGTAGAAACCATCCGCCTGGTAGCACCACATCTGGATGCCGAATCGGAAGTGCATGAATTGCTGGCCGAGGAAATGGCCGACATGACGGGTGTAACGGCCATTCCTGGCGCAGCAGACTTTGTGGAGCGACTGCATCCGGCGCAATGGGCCATCGTGACCTCTGCGCCGCGTGACATTGCGTTGGCCAAGCTACGAGTTGCAGGTGTACCGCAGCCACAGTGGATCATCGCTGCGGACGATGTAGACGTTGGCAAACCGCATCCAGAACCCTACCTGAAGGGTGCTGCGCTGCTGGGCAAGCATCCGGCGCATTGTGTCGCCTTTGAAGACGCCGAAAGTGGCATTCACTCCGCCCACCAGGCAGGCATGCCTGTCGTAGTTATCACCCACGCCGCCGGTGCCGATATTACGGGCTTGGCCAGCGTGCAGATCGGCCATTACAACGAGCTGCAACTGAGCCACGCCAACGGGCAATTACAACTCGCTCGGGAGCGCGTGGCATGA
- the mog gene encoding molybdopterin adenylyltransferase — translation MSFRIGLVSVSDRASQGVYEDKGIPALQEWLASAVTTPFEIVDRLIADEQAQIEATLIELVDVEQCDLVLTTGGTGPALRDVTPDATLAVADREMPGFGEQMRQISLKFVPTAILSRQVGVIRKRCLILNLPGQPKSIRETLEGLKDGLGHIIVPGIFAAVPYCIQLLEGPYIETDPEVVAAFRPKSAIKP, via the coding sequence ATGAGTTTTCGCATTGGACTGGTTTCGGTGTCGGATCGCGCCTCGCAAGGCGTCTACGAAGACAAAGGAATCCCGGCACTCCAGGAGTGGCTGGCCAGCGCGGTCACCACTCCGTTTGAAATCGTCGACCGTTTGATCGCCGACGAACAAGCCCAGATTGAAGCCACGCTGATCGAACTGGTGGACGTGGAGCAGTGCGACCTGGTGCTGACCACCGGCGGCACCGGCCCAGCGCTGCGTGACGTTACGCCCGATGCCACGCTGGCGGTGGCTGACCGGGAGATGCCTGGCTTTGGCGAACAAATGCGCCAGATCAGCCTCAAGTTTGTGCCAACTGCGATTTTGTCGCGTCAGGTGGGCGTGATCCGCAAGCGCTGCCTGATTCTCAATTTGCCTGGGCAACCCAAATCGATCCGCGAAACGCTGGAAGGCCTGAAAGACGGGCTGGGGCATATTATTGTGCCGGGCATTTTTGCCGCCGTGCCGTATTGCATCCAGTTGCTGGAAGGGCCGTACATAGAGACCGACCCGGAAGTGGTCGCAGCCTTTCGCCCCAAATCGGCGATCAAGCCGTAG
- a CDS encoding alpha/beta hydrolase, which produces MTATTTPSPLLDTIEVETGDNPTAAVIWMHGLGADGSDFAGMVPELGLPESLAVRFVFPHARFMPITCNNGYTMRAWYDILYFDEINRHADEAGIKQSLADVDALIKDQNARGIPTEQIVLAGFSQGGAIAYTAGLTYPQRLAGIVALSTYWPSPALIEQNRGAANQQTPVWAAHGTGDPVVPFALGERAKTATEQLGNPVQWHHWPMQHSVCLPEIQGIGKFLQSVLA; this is translated from the coding sequence GTGACTGCTACCACCACACCTTCCCCGCTGCTCGACACCATTGAAGTGGAAACCGGCGACAACCCGACTGCGGCGGTAATCTGGATGCACGGCCTCGGCGCCGATGGCTCCGATTTCGCTGGCATGGTGCCGGAACTAGGCCTGCCAGAGTCGCTGGCGGTGCGCTTTGTATTTCCGCATGCCCGCTTTATGCCGATCACCTGCAATAACGGCTACACCATGCGGGCGTGGTACGACATTCTGTATTTTGACGAGATCAACCGGCATGCCGATGAAGCGGGCATCAAACAATCGCTGGCCGACGTGGATGCGCTGATCAAAGACCAGAATGCTCGTGGTATTCCGACTGAGCAGATCGTGCTGGCTGGCTTCTCGCAGGGTGGGGCAATTGCCTACACCGCTGGGCTGACTTACCCGCAACGGCTGGCAGGCATTGTGGCGCTCTCAACCTACTGGCCCTCCCCGGCTCTGATCGAGCAAAATCGTGGAGCTGCCAATCAGCAGACTCCGGTGTGGGCTGCGCACGGCACCGGCGACCCGGTCGTGCCATTCGCCTTGGGTGAACGCGCGAAAACCGCAACCGAGCAATTGGGCAACCCGGTGCAATGGCATCATTGGCCAATGCAGCATTCTGTTTGCCTGCCCGAGATTCAAGGCATCGGCAAATTTCTGCAGTCCGTATTGGCCTGA
- a CDS encoding STAS/SEC14 domain-containing protein produces MITITHEPGYVSVAVFNEFTVHDFRQFEDDVRYKINFEGKPNLLFDFTGMMRYTLDMAVEEYKFARAHSKDFGKVAVVTDDQWITWSAWLNQLFSDAKIEIFDSLDEAKGWLLADGTQGAAA; encoded by the coding sequence ATGATTACCATCACTCATGAGCCTGGTTATGTTTCGGTTGCGGTTTTCAACGAATTTACCGTGCATGACTTCCGGCAGTTCGAAGATGATGTGCGTTACAAAATCAACTTTGAAGGCAAACCCAATTTGTTGTTCGACTTCACAGGTATGATGCGCTACACGCTGGATATGGCCGTGGAAGAATACAAATTCGCCCGCGCCCACAGCAAGGATTTCGGCAAAGTTGCGGTGGTAACCGACGACCAATGGATTACCTGGTCAGCCTGGTTGAACCAGTTGTTTTCGGACGCAAAGATCGAGATTTTTGACTCGCTGGACGAAGCCAAAGGCTGGCTGCTGGCAGATGGCACACAAGGGGCTGCCGCGTAG
- a CDS encoding pyridoxine 5'-phosphate synthase, with amino-acid sequence MAGDLALGVNIDHVATLRNARDARYPSPVFAAQVAEQAGADHITLHLREDRRHVGDEDVRFIKALLQTRLNLQMALNPALLDFTLGVAPQDVCLVPTDGEGHNSTHGLDVRGNRAEVGEYIKKLAASGIRVSVLLAPDFEQIRLTQSMGAQAIELDTGRYALAKDRRARETEYARIKVAAEYAANLGLAVSAGHGLNYHNVEPIAAIPQIEELNIGHAIIAQALIVGLPAAVREMKMLMIRSRLPGRRDIPEDDEN; translated from the coding sequence ATGGCTGGTGATCTTGCGCTGGGTGTCAATATCGATCACGTGGCGACGTTGCGAAATGCTCGCGATGCGCGTTATCCAAGCCCTGTTTTTGCCGCTCAAGTGGCGGAGCAAGCAGGGGCGGATCATATTACTTTGCATTTGCGCGAAGACCGTCGTCATGTGGGCGATGAGGATGTCCGTTTTATCAAGGCCCTGCTGCAGACGCGCCTGAATCTGCAAATGGCGCTGAATCCGGCGTTGCTCGACTTCACTTTGGGTGTCGCGCCGCAAGATGTCTGCCTTGTACCTACCGATGGGGAAGGCCATAACAGCACGCATGGTCTGGATGTGCGCGGCAATCGCGCCGAAGTTGGCGAATACATCAAAAAGCTGGCTGCATCGGGCATTCGGGTGTCAGTGCTGCTGGCACCGGACTTTGAACAGATCCGTCTGACTCAGTCTATGGGCGCTCAAGCTATTGAGCTGGATACCGGGCGCTATGCCCTGGCCAAAGACCGGCGCGCCCGCGAAACCGAATACGCCCGCATCAAGGTTGCCGCTGAATATGCCGCCAACCTTGGCTTGGCTGTGAGCGCGGGGCATGGATTGAATTATCATAACGTCGAGCCCATTGCAGCGATCCCGCAAATTGAAGAACTGAACATTGGGCATGCCATTATTGCGCAGGCACTGATCGTCGGTTTGCCAGCGGCGGTGCGCGAAATGAAAATGCTGATGATCCGCTCACGCTTGCCCGGTCGGCGAGATATTCCTGAGGATGACGAGAACTAA
- the recO gene encoding DNA repair protein RecO gives MASRSTNSSSAVKRSRGGKSQPRVDAQPAFILHQYAWRETSRLLEVFSRDHGRISIVARGAQRAGSQLRGALLAFQPLLISWFGGGDVKTLHAADWQGGIAQPTGLPLLCGFYLNELLVRLMPREEPQPALFAAYFEAIRQLAALPSAAGSEVEPILRGFELALLAELGYGLELERDIQGAPIAAGRSYDYIANQGLVDAGGQGGRLDGEVLLALRQGKLDDERALAQTKLLMRQALAAALGDTPLHTRQLLLDLQRL, from the coding sequence TTGGCAAGTCGCTCGACTAATTCTTCTTCAGCGGTAAAGCGTTCTCGCGGCGGTAAGTCCCAACCGCGCGTCGACGCGCAGCCCGCGTTTATCCTGCATCAGTATGCCTGGCGTGAAACCAGCCGCTTGCTGGAGGTATTCTCACGGGATCACGGGCGGATTTCCATCGTCGCGCGTGGTGCCCAGCGTGCCGGGTCGCAATTGCGTGGTGCGTTATTGGCGTTTCAGCCGCTGCTGATTTCCTGGTTTGGTGGTGGCGACGTCAAGACGCTGCACGCGGCCGATTGGCAAGGTGGTATCGCCCAGCCGACCGGTTTGCCTTTGCTGTGCGGGTTTTATCTGAACGAATTGCTAGTCCGGCTGATGCCGCGCGAGGAGCCCCAACCAGCGCTGTTCGCCGCTTACTTTGAGGCGATTCGGCAACTGGCAGCGTTGCCTTCGGCAGCTGGTAGCGAGGTTGAACCCATCTTGCGGGGCTTTGAGCTGGCGCTGTTGGCGGAGCTGGGGTACGGGCTGGAGCTGGAACGCGATATTCAAGGTGCGCCCATCGCCGCTGGGCGCAGTTATGACTACATCGCGAACCAGGGCCTGGTCGACGCGGGCGGGCAGGGTGGCCGGCTGGATGGCGAAGTATTGTTGGCATTGCGTCAGGGCAAACTCGATGACGAGCGTGCGCTGGCGCAAACCAAATTGTTGATGCGTCAGGCACTCGCTGCGGCGTTGGGTGATACGCCATTGCATACCCGCCAGCTCTTGCTGGATCTGCAGCGCTTGTAA
- the era gene encoding GTPase Era: MADSEITVAGDVANGFRCGFVAIVGRPNVGKSTLMNHLIGQKISITSRKAQTTRHRITGVYTSEEAQFVFVDTPGFQTRHKNALNEAMNRNVTTTLADVDCVLFLIEAGQYGPADEAVLKLLPKNRPVLLVITKIDQLTQKNEVLPFIQKVADQFNFHAIVPVSALKGQQLDVLLKTVQPLLPESIPLYPEDHITDRNSRFLAAEIVREKLFRALGDELPYAMTVEIEKFDEETMRDGRPLYRIYAAVLVDRDSQKAILIGKNGEKLKRIGTESRQDMEKLFDAKVYLEVWVKVKSGWADDTRVLRQQGFE; encoded by the coding sequence ATGGCTGATTCCGAAATTACTGTCGCGGGCGATGTTGCCAACGGCTTCCGTTGTGGTTTTGTGGCCATTGTTGGCCGCCCGAATGTGGGCAAATCCACACTCATGAATCACCTGATTGGCCAGAAGATCAGCATTACTTCGCGCAAGGCACAAACGACTCGCCATCGCATCACCGGGGTTTACACCAGTGAAGAAGCGCAGTTTGTGTTTGTCGATACACCGGGCTTTCAGACCCGCCACAAAAATGCCTTGAACGAGGCGATGAACCGTAACGTCACCACGACGCTGGCGGATGTGGATTGCGTGTTGTTTCTGATCGAGGCCGGTCAGTATGGCCCGGCGGACGAAGCGGTGCTCAAGCTGCTGCCCAAAAATCGTCCGGTATTGCTGGTGATTACCAAGATTGACCAGTTGACGCAAAAGAACGAAGTGCTGCCGTTTATTCAGAAAGTGGCAGACCAGTTCAACTTCCATGCCATCGTGCCGGTCTCTGCACTCAAGGGCCAGCAACTGGACGTGTTGCTCAAGACGGTACAACCACTGCTGCCGGAGTCGATTCCGCTGTATCCGGAAGACCATATCACCGACCGTAATTCGCGTTTTCTGGCGGCAGAAATCGTCCGCGAAAAGCTGTTCCGCGCACTCGGCGATGAACTGCCTTATGCCATGACGGTGGAAATCGAGAAATTCGACGAAGAAACCATGCGTGATGGCCGCCCGCTGTACCGTATCTACGCAGCGGTGCTGGTTGATCGCGACAGCCAGAAAGCCATTCTGATCGGCAAAAACGGCGAGAAGCTCAAGCGTATCGGCACCGAATCGCGCCAGGACATGGAAAAACTGTTTGACGCCAAGGTCTACCTGGAAGTGTGGGTCAAGGTCAAAAGCGGCTGGGCTGACGACACGCGTGTTCTGCGTCAACAAGGGTTCGAATAA
- the rnc gene encoding ribonuclease III: MSIVLPPERLQKALGYVFSDARLIKQALTHRSFASTHNERLEFVGDAILNAVVGRALFNHFPKLNEGELSRLRASLVRQESLADVASELNIGDYLWLGEGELKSGGHRRPSILADALEAIFGAAWLDGGFEAAQGMIERLFVPRIEAIDPSRALKDPKTALQEWLQARHHALPVYEVVRQEGESPNLVFEISCSVPALKVTTSALGPSRRAAEQLAAGEALGMLKEKYPGKAPKRA; the protein is encoded by the coding sequence GTGTCCATTGTGTTACCTCCCGAGCGCCTGCAAAAGGCGCTCGGTTATGTTTTTTCTGACGCACGCCTCATCAAACAGGCGTTGACCCATCGCAGCTTTGCTTCCACGCATAACGAACGTCTTGAGTTTGTCGGCGACGCCATTCTCAATGCGGTTGTAGGTCGGGCACTGTTCAATCACTTCCCGAAACTGAACGAAGGTGAGTTATCGCGACTGCGCGCCAGCCTGGTGCGGCAAGAGTCGCTGGCTGACGTGGCCAGTGAACTCAATATTGGCGACTACCTGTGGCTGGGCGAGGGCGAACTGAAAAGTGGTGGACATCGCCGTCCGTCGATTCTTGCCGATGCGCTTGAAGCCATTTTTGGTGCGGCGTGGCTTGATGGCGGTTTTGAAGCCGCTCAAGGCATGATCGAGCGTTTGTTTGTTCCCCGCATCGAAGCGATTGATCCATCGCGCGCGCTGAAAGACCCCAAAACCGCACTGCAAGAGTGGTTGCAGGCGCGCCATCACGCGTTGCCTGTTTATGAGGTGGTGCGCCAGGAAGGCGAATCGCCTAATCTGGTATTCGAGATTTCCTGCAGCGTACCGGCCCTCAAAGTCACCACCTCTGCGCTCGGACCGAGCCGCCGCGCTGCGGAACAGCTTGCCGCGGGCGAAGCCTTGGGTATGCTGAAAGAGAAATACCCGGGTAAGGCCCCCAAGCGCGCTTGA
- a CDS encoding DUF4845 domain-containing protein, protein MRKQSGLSFIGFIIIAMVVGAAAVTFFKVIPAWVEYFNIQKTLATLVKEEAGSTPEQIRASYSKHAQINDTDSVKPQDLVIVQSGGVTTISASYERVVPLMGNASLLFAFDAEKSSASQSGQ, encoded by the coding sequence ATGCGCAAGCAAAGCGGGTTGTCTTTTATTGGATTCATCATTATCGCCATGGTTGTGGGCGCGGCAGCGGTGACCTTTTTCAAGGTCATTCCGGCTTGGGTTGAATACTTCAATATTCAGAAAACCCTCGCCACTTTGGTGAAAGAAGAGGCCGGTTCAACGCCTGAGCAGATTCGCGCTTCGTACAGCAAGCACGCGCAAATCAACGATACTGATTCGGTCAAACCACAAGATCTGGTGATCGTGCAGTCCGGTGGCGTAACAACAATCAGCGCGAGTTATGAACGTGTTGTGCCGCTAATGGGGAATGCCAGTTTGCTGTTTGCATTTGATGCTGAAAAATCCAGCGCATCACAGTCAGGGCAATAA
- the lepB gene encoding signal peptidase I: protein MNWLLIGIVITLLGPVMIALGNKQERHGPEAPQLVQYGYLFAIVGVFILLVQYFSIAAAMLVFVLVTGIVWVMDKLVWGKKRGDKPVADWVEYGRGFFPVILAVFVLRSFVIEPYQIPSSSMRPGLVVGDFIVVNKFSYGLRVPVLNNVFMPVGKPQHGDVMVFNYPENPSINYIKRTIGLPGDTVEYRHKQLTINGQPVPTEDAGNLDYVEDGVRLERNKQFTEKQGTHTYNTLQSVDNPPYAMLSEVRDFPYRENCRYDDEGFSCKVPEGYYFMMGDNRDHSADSRYWGFVPDKYVVGKAFLVWFNLKQLGRIGTFIR from the coding sequence ATGAACTGGCTTCTGATTGGCATCGTGATTACCTTGCTCGGCCCGGTCATGATCGCGCTGGGCAATAAACAAGAACGTCATGGTCCAGAGGCACCGCAACTGGTGCAATACGGCTATTTGTTTGCCATCGTCGGTGTATTTATCCTGCTGGTGCAATATTTCTCCATCGCCGCAGCCATGCTGGTATTTGTGCTGGTGACCGGCATTGTGTGGGTAATGGACAAGTTGGTCTGGGGCAAAAAACGCGGCGACAAACCGGTTGCGGATTGGGTTGAATACGGCCGCGGGTTTTTCCCGGTGATTCTGGCTGTGTTTGTACTGCGCTCTTTCGTGATCGAGCCATATCAGATTCCGTCTTCATCAATGCGCCCCGGCTTGGTAGTCGGCGACTTTATCGTCGTCAACAAGTTCTCTTATGGCTTGCGGGTACCAGTGCTGAATAACGTTTTTATGCCAGTCGGCAAACCACAACACGGCGATGTGATGGTATTCAACTATCCAGAAAATCCGTCCATCAATTACATCAAGCGCACCATCGGCTTGCCCGGTGATACGGTGGAATATCGCCACAAGCAATTGACCATCAATGGCCAGCCAGTGCCGACTGAAGATGCCGGTAACCTGGACTACGTGGAAGACGGTGTGCGCCTGGAACGCAACAAGCAATTCACTGAAAAACAAGGTACGCACACCTATAACACCCTGCAATCCGTTGATAATCCGCCATACGCGATGCTTTCGGAGGTGCGTGACTTTCCGTATCGCGAAAACTGCCGTTATGATGACGAAGGTTTTAGCTGCAAGGTGCCTGAAGGTTATTACTTCATGATGGGTGATAACCGCGATCATTCTGCAGATAGCCGTTATTGGGGCTTTGTTCCGGACAAATACGTGGTAGGTAAAGCGTTCCTGGTCTGGTTCAACCTGAAACAGCTTGGCCGGATTGGCACTTTCATCCGCTAA
- the lepA gene encoding translation elongation factor 4, protein MNHIRNFSIIAHIDHGKSTLADRFIQFCGGLDAREMSEQVLDSMDIEKERGITIKAQTAALQYKARDGQVYNLNLIDTPGHVDFSYEVSRSLAACEGALLVVDASQGVEAQTVANCYTAIEQGVEVVAVLNKIDLPAAEPERVIQEIEDIVGIAAVDAVRASAKNGIGIEDILEEVVAKIPAPRGNPDGALKALIIDSWFDNYVGVIMLVRVVDGELRPKDKILFMSSKAQHLCEQVGVFTPKSVQRDALRAGEVGFVIAGIKELASAKVGDTITLVKTPATEALPGFKEVKSQVFAGLYPVESHDFESLRESLEKLQLNDASLHFEPEVSQALGFGFRCGFLGLLHLEIVQERLEREFDMDLITTAPTVVYEVVLKDGEVIEIENPSKLPDPGKVEEIREPIITATILVPQDYVGNVMTLCNQKRGAQRNMQYMGRQVMLTYDMPMAEVVMDFFDKLKSVSRGYASLDYDFKEFRADDLVKLDVLVNGERVDALSLIVHRASSVYRGRELVSKMRELIPRQMFDIAIQAAIGAHIIARETVKAMRKDVLAKCYGGDITRKKKLLEKQKAGKKRMKQVGNVEIPQEAFLAILQVSDK, encoded by the coding sequence ATGAACCACATTCGTAATTTCTCCATCATCGCGCATATCGACCACGGTAAATCGACCCTTGCAGACCGCTTCATCCAGTTCTGTGGTGGTCTGGATGCTCGCGAAATGTCTGAGCAAGTGCTCGACTCGATGGATATCGAAAAAGAACGCGGCATTACCATCAAGGCCCAAACCGCAGCGTTGCAATACAAGGCCCGCGATGGTCAGGTATACAACCTGAACCTGATCGACACCCCGGGGCACGTTGACTTCTCGTATGAAGTCAGCCGTTCTCTGGCGGCGTGTGAAGGCGCGCTGCTGGTGGTCGATGCCTCACAAGGCGTTGAAGCCCAGACTGTGGCCAACTGCTACACCGCCATCGAGCAAGGTGTGGAAGTGGTTGCCGTGCTGAACAAGATTGATCTGCCAGCCGCTGAACCTGAGCGCGTGATTCAGGAAATCGAAGACATCGTCGGCATTGCCGCGGTGGATGCGGTGCGTGCATCAGCCAAAAACGGCATCGGCATTGAAGATATCCTGGAAGAAGTAGTAGCCAAAATTCCTGCCCCGCGTGGCAATCCGGATGGCGCGCTCAAGGCGCTGATCATTGACTCGTGGTTCGATAACTACGTGGGCGTGATCATGCTGGTGCGTGTGGTGGACGGCGAACTGCGCCCCAAAGACAAAATCCTGTTCATGTCGAGCAAGGCACAGCATTTGTGCGAGCAGGTGGGTGTGTTCACGCCCAAGTCGGTACAGCGGGATGCACTGCGCGCCGGCGAAGTAGGCTTTGTGATTGCCGGCATCAAAGAACTGGCCAGCGCCAAGGTTGGTGACACGATTACGCTGGTCAAAACACCCGCCACCGAGGCTTTGCCTGGCTTCAAGGAAGTCAAATCGCAGGTGTTTGCTGGTCTGTATCCGGTAGAAAGCCATGACTTCGAGTCACTGCGCGAATCGCTTGAAAAACTGCAACTGAACGACGCTTCGTTGCACTTTGAGCCGGAAGTCTCGCAAGCGCTGGGCTTTGGTTTCCGTTGTGGTTTCCTCGGGCTGTTGCACCTGGAAATCGTGCAGGAACGGCTTGAGCGTGAATTCGACATGGACCTCATCACCACCGCACCGACGGTAGTGTATGAAGTGGTGCTTAAAGACGGTGAAGTGATCGAGATCGAGAACCCGTCCAAGTTGCCGGACCCCGGCAAAGTTGAAGAAATCCGCGAGCCGATTATTACTGCCACCATTCTGGTGCCGCAGGATTACGTCGGTAACGTCATGACGTTGTGTAACCAGAAGCGCGGCGCACAACGCAATATGCAATACATGGGCCGTCAGGTCATGCTGACCTACGATATGCCGATGGCTGAAGTAGTAATGGACTTCTTTGACAAGCTCAAATCGGTGTCGCGTGGTTATGCCTCACTCGATTACGACTTCAAGGAATTCCGTGCGGATGATCTGGTCAAGCTCGACGTCCTGGTCAACGGCGAGCGGGTGGATGCGTTGAGTTTGATTGTGCACCGCGCCAGCTCGGTTTATCGCGGCCGCGAACTTGTTTCCAAAATGCGGGAACTCATTCCGCGCCAGATGTTCGATATTGCCATTCAGGCGGCAATTGGCGCGCATATTATTGCCCGGGAAACCGTCAAGGCCATGCGTAAAGATGTGCTGGCCAAGTGTTATGGCGGCGATATTACCCGTAAGAAAAAGCTGCTCGAGAAACAGAAAGCAGGTAAAAAGCGCATGAAGCAAGTGGGCAATGTCGAGATTCCGCAAGAAGCCTTCCTGGCGATTCTGCAGGTTAGCGACAAGTAA